One Bacillus sp. 1780r2a1 DNA segment encodes these proteins:
- the hemB gene encoding porphobilinogen synthase, with amino-acid sequence MTLLQFNRHRRLRRSDSMRALVRETHLKPEDFIYPIFVIEGGNKRNPVQSMPGVEQVSLDLLSGEMQELVDLGIQSVIVFGVPAEKDAVGSQAYHDHGIVQKAIRQIKEEFPHLVVIADTCLCQYTDHGHCGIIEEGKVLNDPTLDLLARTAVSQAKAGADIIAPSNMMDGFVAAIRHGLDEAGFEDIPVMSYAVKYASAFYGPFRDAAHSSPQFGDRKTYQMDPANRLEALREAESDVAEGADFLIVKPALSYLDIMRDVKNNFNLPVVAYNVSGEYSMIKAAAQNGWVNEKEIVLEKLTSMKRAGADLIITYHAKDAVRWLKDN; translated from the coding sequence ATGACATTATTACAATTTAATCGTCATCGTCGTTTAAGACGTTCAGATAGCATGCGTGCGCTTGTTCGCGAAACGCATTTAAAGCCAGAAGACTTTATTTATCCAATCTTTGTAATTGAAGGGGGAAATAAGCGTAATCCAGTTCAATCAATGCCAGGCGTAGAGCAAGTATCTCTTGATTTATTAAGTGGGGAAATGCAGGAGCTTGTCGATTTAGGTATTCAATCCGTTATTGTTTTTGGCGTACCAGCTGAAAAAGATGCTGTTGGTTCCCAAGCTTATCATGACCATGGAATTGTTCAAAAAGCAATTCGTCAAATTAAAGAAGAGTTCCCTCACTTAGTCGTTATTGCAGACACTTGTTTATGCCAATATACTGATCATGGGCATTGTGGCATTATTGAAGAAGGAAAAGTTTTAAATGATCCAACCCTTGATTTGCTAGCAAGAACAGCTGTTAGTCAAGCAAAAGCAGGTGCTGATATCATTGCTCCTTCTAACATGATGGATGGGTTTGTAGCGGCTATTCGTCACGGTTTAGACGAAGCGGGTTTTGAAGATATCCCGGTTATGTCTTATGCTGTAAAATATGCTTCAGCTTTCTACGGTCCTTTCCGTGATGCAGCGCACTCTTCTCCGCAATTTGGAGATCGTAAAACCTATCAAATGGATCCAGCCAATCGCTTGGAAGCTCTTCGTGAAGCGGAGTCTGACGTAGCGGAAGGCGCAGACTTTTTAATTGTAAAACCAGCGTTGTCTTACTTAGATATTATGCGTGATGTGAAAAATAATTTTAACTTACCTGTCGTGGCTTATAACGTTAGCGGGGAATATTCCATGATTAAAGCAGCTGCACAAAATGGATGGGTCAATGAAAAAGAGATTGTGTTAGAAAAGCTTACAAGTATGAAGCGTGCTGGAGCAGATTTAATTATTACGTATCATGCAAAAGATGCTGTTCGCTGGCTAAAAGATAACTAA
- a CDS encoding uroporphyrinogen-III synthase — protein sequence MSQQAPLFLKRVLITRQAEQAKSFTAAIQNLGGIPLTVPVLSFVPAVNREGIQRVLEQLHTYQWIIFTSQNGVDFFYQWLNLLNIHSSLAKSCKVAVVGKKTGEALKKRGVEPDVTPEEYVAESLLEALVKEANPHEKILVVRGNLARPILLRGLDEKGYRVTDLVMYETVQNKASMTELQRAVEQADIITFTSSSTVNFFVDMMDSKQDWLSVINEKVVVCIGPITAQTAAKYEIEHIVPEEYTINGMIEKMVDYFKGNN from the coding sequence ATGAGTCAACAGGCTCCTCTTTTTTTAAAACGAGTGTTGATTACGCGCCAAGCGGAGCAAGCGAAAAGTTTCACTGCTGCAATACAAAATCTAGGTGGTATTCCTTTAACGGTGCCTGTTTTATCTTTTGTACCAGCAGTTAATCGTGAGGGTATACAGAGAGTACTTGAACAGCTTCATACATATCAGTGGATTATCTTTACAAGTCAAAATGGAGTCGACTTTTTCTATCAGTGGCTCAATCTATTAAACATACACAGTAGCTTAGCAAAATCATGCAAGGTTGCTGTTGTTGGAAAAAAAACAGGTGAAGCTCTCAAAAAACGTGGAGTAGAACCAGACGTAACTCCTGAAGAATACGTAGCAGAATCGTTGCTAGAAGCATTGGTGAAAGAGGCCAATCCTCATGAGAAAATACTTGTTGTTAGAGGGAACTTAGCGCGCCCTATTCTTTTACGAGGTCTTGATGAGAAAGGTTATAGGGTGACGGACCTTGTGATGTATGAGACGGTTCAAAATAAAGCATCTATGACCGAGCTTCAACGTGCTGTGGAGCAAGCGGATATCATTACGTTCACAAGCTCATCTACCGTTAATTTCTTTGTTGATATGATGGATTCAAAGCAAGATTGGCTATCAGTTATAAATGAAAAAGTGGTTGTATGTATAGGACCTATTACGGCTCAAACCGCTGCGAAATATGAAATTGAGCACATCGTTCCAGAAGAGTATACAATTAATGGTATGATAGAGAAAATGGTAGATTATTTTAAGGGTAACAATTAA